GCCGGCGTAGTGGTACTTGAGCTGCGACAACGCCAACATCGCCTTGGGGCCCCCGGGGGCATAGTCGGTGATCTTGAAGTTATCGGGATAACCCACGGGTTCGTCCAGGCGCCGGGGATTGTCGACCGCCGGGTTGTAGACGATGTTTCCGCTGGGCACACTGCCGTTCAAGAAGGTCACGTCGCCGTTGACCGTGGTGCCCGAGCTGGTTATCTGCGCGTCGTTGTTGGTGTGGACGTTTCCGTTGATCGTCCGGTTTGCGCCCGAGAAGTTGAGGCTCTGCCCACAGGTGGTCGATCCCGCAAAAACCGCGTACGGACCGCCCAAAGGAGGGGTCGCGCAGGCCGTGGCTCTCGCGGACACGTCGAAGAAGTCGAAGCCGAAGAGGGATCCGAACACCGCGGTGTTTCCCCCGCGGGTCACCACCTGGACGCAGCCGTCCTCCCCCTCAAAGGCACCGGTGGCCGGCGGGATGTCTACTTCCACGTTCTCACCTGAAAAACCGTTCTTTTCGGCGTAGTCCACCGTCGCCATGCCCGCCTGGGCAACCGTCCCGGTCTTCAGCACACCGGCTCCGGCGAGAGCGGCGAAGTCGGCCCCGTTCTGAGCCTGCGCTTTGTACTGGCGGGCGTAGCCGAGGTCGACGGCCAGCGCGGCGAAACCCAAAAGGACGGGCAGGCTGAGGGCGACCAAAATCGCCACGGCGCCCTTTTGGTCGTTCCGAAGGGATCGTCGGCGTCGTCTTTGATGCAAAGCGCTGCCCTTTCGGCGTTATGGGACCGCTTCGCAACATCCCCCCGGGCTTTGCACAACCATGCTTCGAGGCAAAATCCCTCTGTGGGTCCTGGCGCTTTGTTATCGGCACGGGCTTGGGAAGATTAAGTTGGGAATGTCTCCCTAATCCGTCCGGAAGGGCTCAAGTACGGATCTTTATGGTGCCGGCGGCGGGACTCGAACCCGCACGGGCTTGCACCCAATGGTGTTTGAGACCATCTTGTCTCCCATTCCAACACGCCGGCGATACAACGATTCTAGTGGGCGTCTGGTGGGTTGACTGCGTTGCGCATGTCACGGATCAGGTCGACCACCCCGGACAGGTCGTCCTCCAGGACCCGCTTCACAACGGCGGTGCCGACGATCACTCCGTCCGCCACGCGGCACGCCTCCACGGCCAGCTGGGGGCTTGAGATGCCCACTCCGACCAGCACCGGGAGATCGGTGTGCGGCTTGATGCGGTCCACGACCTCGGCCGCGGCCGATGCCAGTGAATCCTGCATCCCGGTCACCCCCATCCGGGAGACGGCGTAGACCCAGCCCCTGGAGGCGGCGGCCAGCATGGAGGCCCGCTCGCCCGGCGTCGTGGGGGCTACCAGCTGGATCAACGCCAGATCCTGGTCCCCCAGGGCCCGGTCCAGCTCGGCGCACTCCTCGAACGGC
This genomic stretch from Actinomycetota bacterium harbors:
- a CDS encoding Tad domain-containing protein, encoding MAILVALSLPVLLGFAALAVDLGYARQYKAQAQNGADFAALAGAGVLKTGTVAQAGMATVDYAEKNGFSGENVEVDIPPATGAFEGEDGCVQVVTRGGNTAVFGSLFGFDFFDVSARATACATPPLGGPYAVFAGSTTCGQSLNFSGANRTINGNVHTNNDAQITSSGTTVNGDVTFLNGSVPSGNIVYNPAVDNPRRLDEPVGYPDNFKITDYAPGGPKAMLALSQLKYHYAGSANINLTWLTLNLAYNPLTKTIAPGLYYTSGDIDLSGNGYNSTGATFVTSNGDIHFNGNTFNFAAWDPDGLLLFTNKADTSCATNRSVIKLNGNTHFWSGIMYAPNGPIDFAGTNSGASLHGRLVANTVNLSGSNQVLTRNDAWPGKPGGFELVE
- the trpA gene encoding tryptophan synthase subunit alpha, translated to AGITVDGCLGLIKQALKRSSTPAVVMTYYNPIHSAGLEAFAAKAATAGVSGLIVPDLPFEECAELDRALGDQDLALIQLVAPTTPGERASMLAAASRGWVYAVSRMGVTGMQDSLASAAAEVVDRIKPHTDLPVLVGVGISSPQLAVEACRVADGVIVGTAVVKRVLEDDLSGVVDLIRDMRNAVNPPDAH